From Staphylococcus delphini, one genomic window encodes:
- a CDS encoding IclR family transcriptional regulator yields MAEYTPIKTVIQAFEMLDILSQHQKIGISEMARLTTLPKSTIYRHLRTLVDLHVVAQDKDENYYLGYKMLKYQYHMKQTDSLIHHLKPYMRRLVEKTGEAINLGILVNQEVCILHTEYGEQYTLQAQLGPTSMLHCSGMGKWFLNTFSDEALETYFKTATSRTIHTMTTVEAFRHDMATQPHQNIVVDREEYEYGLMCIATPIRDESGVIQASMSISGPVSRLEHKGLDVMQEALLEEATKASHYLQDIGYWLSG; encoded by the coding sequence GTGGCCGAATATACGCCTATTAAAACTGTTATTCAAGCATTTGAAATGTTAGATATATTGTCTCAACATCAAAAAATAGGAATCAGTGAGATGGCGCGACTGACAACGTTACCGAAAAGCACTATTTATCGTCATTTAAGAACGTTAGTGGATTTGCATGTCGTTGCGCAAGATAAGGATGAAAATTATTACCTCGGTTATAAAATGTTGAAATATCAATACCATATGAAGCAAACGGACTCATTGATTCATCACCTCAAACCTTATATGCGTCGACTGGTAGAAAAAACCGGGGAAGCGATTAATTTGGGCATATTGGTCAATCAAGAAGTGTGTATTTTGCATACGGAATATGGGGAACAGTATACATTACAAGCGCAACTTGGTCCCACATCGATGTTGCATTGTTCAGGTATGGGGAAATGGTTTTTAAATACGTTTTCAGATGAGGCGTTGGAAACTTATTTTAAGACGGCGACATCACGTACGATTCATACGATGACAACGGTTGAAGCTTTTAGGCATGATATGGCGACGCAGCCTCACCAAAATATTGTGGTCGATCGTGAAGAATATGAATACGGGTTGATGTGCATTGCGACCCCGATTAGAGATGAATCAGGTGTTATACAGGCTTCGATGAGTATTTCAGGGCCAGTCAGTCGATTAGAACATAAAGGGTTGGATGTGATGCAAGAAGCGCTCCTTGAAGAAGCAACAAAAGCGAGTCATTACTTGCAAGATATCGGTTATTGGTTATCGGGATGA
- a CDS encoding helix-turn-helix transcriptional regulator has product MKNRLKELRARDGYNQTQLAKKAGISRQTVSLIERNGFTPSILTAIKIARIFGEPVENVFIIEEEDL; this is encoded by the coding sequence ATGAAAAATAGGTTGAAGGAGCTGCGGGCACGTGACGGCTACAACCAGACACAACTCGCAAAAAAGGCAGGCATTTCACGTCAAACGGTCTCATTAATCGAACGCAATGGGTTTACACCTTCGATACTGACGGCAATTAAAATTGCGCGTATATTTGGAGAACCGGTAGAGAATGTCTTTATCATAGAGGAGGAAGATCTATGA
- a CDS encoding DUF3169 family protein: MKVWRYLSFLFLGGVVGFFISLLLTRIDFQHLIQHIDFMSEQFMIISCIIVTLCIVGLTLWQYQTQKVALKLKSRVDYQTEIEETDTLENQANMKFLKVSIMVYVQYCISFVYFFILALGNEGDTALVTAVIPFLFTIIPAIMVGFFQRKFDRRFPKMGEAKYTEKTFQIMDEGERHITLVSLYKVYHMNLSLIIIGVVLLSFFSLVTGINQFLGILFMIVLFAYNAFGYLWKVSRFYREE, encoded by the coding sequence ATGAAAGTATGGCGTTATTTATCGTTTTTATTTCTCGGCGGTGTCGTCGGTTTTTTCATTTCGTTATTGTTAACTAGAATTGACTTTCAACATCTCATCCAGCACATTGATTTTATGAGTGAACAGTTTATGATTATTTCGTGTATCATCGTCACGCTATGTATCGTTGGGCTGACATTATGGCAATATCAAACACAGAAAGTAGCATTAAAACTGAAGTCTCGCGTAGATTATCAGACAGAAATTGAGGAAACCGATACATTGGAAAACCAAGCGAATATGAAATTTTTAAAAGTCAGTATCATGGTTTATGTACAATATTGCATTAGTTTTGTTTACTTTTTCATCCTTGCGTTAGGGAATGAAGGGGATACGGCATTAGTCACAGCAGTCATCCCATTTCTTTTTACAATTATCCCCGCAATCATGGTAGGTTTTTTCCAAAGAAAGTTTGATCGTCGCTTCCCTAAAATGGGGGAGGCAAAATATACGGAAAAAACTTTCCAAATTATGGATGAAGGGGAACGTCATATCACGCTTGTGTCACTCTATAAGGTGTATCATATGAATTTATCACTCATTATCATCGGTGTTGTATTGCTTTCATTCTTTTCCTTAGTGACAGGTATCAATCAGTTTTTAGGTATTTTGTTTATGATTGTATTGTTTGCTTACAATGCGTTTGGTTATTTATGGAAAGTGAGTCGCTTTTATCGAGAGGAATAA
- the bioA gene encoding adenosylmethionine--8-amino-7-oxononanoate transaminase, giving the protein MKHETLVQKDRDYVWHPFTQMGMYNQQDPIIIEKGKGSYLYDTKGRKYLDGYASLWVNVHGHQNRQLNRAIQRQLNQIAHSTLLGSSNVPSILLAEQLVKMTPERLQKVFYSDTGSAAVEIAIKMAYQYWKNLDAEKYAKKNKFLTLHQAYHGDTIGSVSVGGIDTFHRIFKDLIFENIQVPCPSFYHSDYASEAAMMDDILKQIESILQTRADEIVGFVIEPLIQGATGLFVHPTGFLKAVEQLCRKYNILLIVDEVAVGFGRTGKMFACEHEGVQPDLMCLGKAMTGGYVPLAATLTSQAVYDAFLSDAHAKQTFFHGHTYTGNQVVCAVALENIRLFQTRHLIHHIEKTSTTLRTALEKLLKLPYVGEVRGRGLMYAVELVESRSDQTPLDIAQVEAIIAKCKEEGLMIRNLENIITFVPVLSMSNREVKQMVRIFKKALNHVLKGR; this is encoded by the coding sequence ATGAAACATGAAACTTTAGTACAAAAGGATCGTGATTATGTTTGGCATCCTTTTACGCAAATGGGGATGTATAATCAACAAGACCCAATCATTATTGAGAAAGGCAAGGGTAGCTATTTGTACGACACGAAAGGACGGAAGTATTTAGATGGCTATGCGTCGTTATGGGTCAATGTCCATGGTCACCAAAATCGACAGCTCAACCGTGCGATACAGCGTCAACTGAATCAGATTGCACATTCAACGTTGCTTGGTTCATCTAATGTCCCGTCCATTTTACTCGCTGAACAGTTGGTAAAGATGACGCCTGAACGCTTACAGAAGGTGTTTTACTCCGATACAGGAAGTGCAGCAGTGGAAATTGCGATTAAGATGGCCTATCAATATTGGAAAAATTTGGACGCCGAAAAATATGCTAAGAAAAATAAGTTTTTGACGTTGCATCAAGCGTATCATGGCGACACAATCGGCTCGGTCAGTGTGGGTGGAATTGATACGTTTCACCGCATTTTCAAAGACTTGATTTTCGAGAATATTCAAGTGCCATGTCCGTCTTTTTACCATAGTGACTACGCGTCTGAAGCGGCAATGATGGACGACATTTTAAAACAAATTGAGTCTATTTTACAAACGCGTGCAGACGAAATTGTAGGCTTTGTCATTGAGCCGCTGATTCAAGGTGCGACAGGCCTTTTCGTGCATCCAACAGGGTTTTTAAAAGCGGTTGAACAGCTGTGTAGAAAGTACAATATTTTACTCATTGTGGATGAAGTCGCAGTCGGATTTGGTCGAACTGGCAAAATGTTTGCATGTGAACATGAAGGTGTCCAACCTGACCTGATGTGTTTAGGCAAAGCGATGACAGGTGGTTATGTCCCATTAGCCGCAACATTAACATCTCAAGCGGTTTACGATGCCTTTTTAAGTGATGCACATGCTAAACAGACCTTTTTCCACGGCCATACATATACGGGCAATCAAGTCGTTTGTGCTGTTGCGCTTGAAAATATACGCCTGTTTCAAACGCGTCATCTCATCCATCACATTGAAAAGACGTCGACCACTTTACGTACAGCTTTAGAAAAGTTACTGAAACTTCCTTATGTCGGTGAGGTTCGTGGTAGAGGACTGATGTATGCTGTAGAGCTCGTGGAAAGCCGTTCAGATCAGACGCCGCTTGACATTGCGCAAGTTGAAGCGATCATTGCGAAATGTAAAGAAGAAGGGCTGATGATTAGAAATTTAGAAAATATTATCACCTTTGTACCTGTGTTAAGTATGTCGAATCGTGAAGTGAAACAGATGGTCCGCATATTTAAAAAGGCTTTAAATCATGTCTTGAAGGGGCGTTAA
- a CDS encoding XRE family transcriptional regulator: MFKGENLKALRMIEGYSRKSLADVLQVSEQAVWQYEEQNMMPEINKIYTLAQKFNVKTKFFFSPKQELFNITAVDTHSIAFRSKNQRTSTKILSQNHAQANFYAQLTSHLSSYVKQPHPPILTLVSKIDRYFSQNIEARARIQLIANDAREMILGDQSNHQLLLALEKFGVYIYEKDLTDDADAYSFWSKYQVPFIILSNNKGVAVRRHFDLAHELGHLLLHRQVEFDMLSPEDFQRIEKEADIFAAEFLLPEKQFIASFNQVKKKSNPDHFVMLKERWYVSIQAMAMRAFYLGLISDTQYRYFWSLINKNGYKKREPLDTEIKLPKPLKINSLLNMLFTQKVLTPESLVNDLQVEPEFLYKKANISQKLFEKFMQQEKQTAEADVLKGYIIPFT; encoded by the coding sequence ATGTTTAAAGGTGAGAACCTTAAAGCGTTAAGAATGATTGAAGGATACAGTCGTAAATCATTAGCAGACGTATTACAAGTTTCAGAACAAGCAGTTTGGCAGTATGAAGAACAAAACATGATGCCTGAAATCAACAAGATATATACTTTGGCGCAAAAATTTAATGTAAAAACAAAGTTCTTCTTCTCACCAAAACAAGAATTATTTAATATAACGGCAGTTGATACGCACTCGATTGCTTTTCGGTCTAAAAATCAAAGGACAAGTACGAAAATTTTAAGTCAGAACCATGCACAAGCCAATTTTTATGCGCAATTGACTAGTCATTTATCGAGTTATGTAAAGCAACCTCACCCTCCGATATTAACATTAGTAAGTAAAATTGACCGTTATTTTTCACAGAATATCGAGGCGAGAGCGCGTATTCAACTGATTGCAAATGACGCACGCGAGATGATACTAGGTGACCAATCGAACCATCAGCTTTTATTAGCGTTAGAAAAGTTTGGGGTTTACATTTATGAAAAAGATTTAACTGATGATGCAGACGCTTATAGTTTTTGGTCAAAGTATCAAGTACCATTCATTATTTTGTCTAATAATAAGGGTGTTGCTGTACGAAGACACTTTGATTTAGCACATGAGTTAGGTCATTTGTTACTTCATCGTCAAGTTGAATTCGATATGTTGTCACCCGAAGATTTTCAACGCATCGAAAAAGAAGCGGATATTTTTGCGGCTGAGTTTTTATTACCCGAAAAGCAATTTATCGCGTCTTTTAATCAAGTTAAAAAGAAATCGAATCCTGATCATTTTGTGATGTTAAAAGAACGATGGTATGTTTCTATTCAAGCGATGGCGATGCGTGCGTTTTACTTAGGTCTCATTTCAGATACACAATATCGTTACTTTTGGTCATTAATTAATAAAAATGGTTATAAAAAAAGAGAACCTTTAGATACAGAAATCAAATTACCTAAGCCATTAAAAATCAATAGCTTATTAAATATGCTTTTTACCCAAAAAGTACTAACACCTGAAAGTCTAGTTAATGACTTGCAAGTTGAGCCTGAATTTTTATATAAAAAAGCAAATATCAGTCAAAAGTTATTCGAAAAATTTATGCAACAAGAAAAGCAAACAGCTGAAGCAGATGTTTTAAAGGGTTACATTATCCCATTCACATAA
- a CDS encoding YjiH family protein, translating to MMKNNLQQPTTGKVDMKNLIKFIVATLLGIIIVLIPFSFANGVDTILFHVIKSFVSTFQGPITWLIALVFCVSAVMALIDQIWKPEWIRNNATLKPLFSTTPFYTINRILGTLITLMCLFQIGPFFLISEDTGGTMVNLAVQLSIIVPIMLLFQTLILEFGAMEFIGELIGFLIKPVFKISEICAVSAISAWVGPGNAAILASKELFEKGYYTVKETAILGSQFSTSSIGWVVLVCSVLGVVDDFGMIFLGITVIGMIVAFISVRIPPISRYPDVYVDGTPLKELQTSTQQSKLKMATTQATKRAAKVTAHNFISKKDNMMFYVVWLMPIIVCWGTLALAISVYTPLLAWVSYPVQWILQLAGIPEAAVTASAIMSGFADNYLPVILGANLTETTSKVVIAMMSILQLIFLSEIATLLTSANAVQKFSHIVIIFLQRTFIALPFVIVFVKLFF from the coding sequence ATGATGAAAAATAATTTACAACAACCGACAACTGGTAAAGTAGATATGAAAAACTTGATTAAATTTATTGTTGCGACACTTTTAGGCATTATCATTGTGCTCATTCCATTTTCTTTTGCGAATGGTGTCGATACGATTTTGTTTCATGTGATCAAGTCCTTTGTTTCAACATTCCAAGGCCCTATCACTTGGTTGATTGCCCTCGTTTTCTGTGTCAGTGCAGTGATGGCGCTTATTGACCAAATTTGGAAGCCGGAGTGGATTCGTAACAATGCGACGTTGAAACCGCTCTTTTCGACAACGCCATTTTATACGATTAACCGTATACTTGGCACGTTGATTACTTTAATGTGTTTGTTTCAAATAGGGCCATTTTTCCTGATTTCTGAAGATACAGGTGGCACGATGGTGAATTTAGCTGTGCAACTATCAATCATTGTTCCGATTATGTTACTTTTCCAAACGTTAATTTTAGAATTTGGTGCGATGGAATTCATCGGTGAACTGATAGGCTTTTTAATTAAGCCAGTGTTCAAAATCTCTGAAATTTGTGCAGTGAGTGCCATTAGTGCGTGGGTCGGACCGGGGAATGCAGCGATACTTGCGTCTAAGGAATTGTTTGAAAAAGGATACTATACAGTGAAAGAGACAGCGATACTTGGAAGTCAGTTTTCAACGTCCAGTATCGGTTGGGTCGTGTTAGTATGTAGTGTGCTCGGTGTCGTTGATGATTTCGGCATGATTTTCTTAGGGATTACAGTGATTGGCATGATTGTTGCCTTTATCAGTGTGCGCATACCACCTATTTCACGTTATCCGGATGTGTATGTTGATGGGACGCCATTAAAAGAACTACAAACGTCAACACAACAATCTAAGCTCAAAATGGCAACAACACAAGCGACTAAACGTGCAGCAAAAGTAACAGCACACAATTTTATTAGTAAAAAAGATAATATGATGTTCTATGTGGTTTGGTTAATGCCCATCATTGTTTGTTGGGGAACATTAGCGCTTGCGATTTCCGTTTATACGCCGTTACTTGCTTGGGTGTCTTACCCAGTTCAATGGATCTTACAATTGGCAGGTATACCGGAAGCGGCTGTCACAGCGAGTGCAATTATGTCAGGCTTTGCGGATAACTATTTACCTGTCATTTTAGGTGCGAACTTAACAGAGACAACAAGTAAAGTCGTGATTGCGATGATGAGTATTTTACAGTTGATCTTTTTATCCGAAATTGCAACGTTGCTCACATCAGCGAATGCGGTTCAAAAGTTTTCGCACATTGTCATTATTTTCTTGCAACGCACTTTCATCGCATTACCATTTGTTATCGTATTCGTGAAACTATTCTTCTAA
- a CDS encoding zinc-dependent alcohol dehydrogenase family protein, protein MKALVYRGPGKKEWIDVEKPQLQKPTDVIVKVVKTTICGTDLHILKGDVPAVTDGRILGHEGVGIVEEVGDSVTQFKKGDKVIISAVTACGSCYYCKKQLYAHCEDGGWILGHLIDGTQAEYVRIPHADNSLHRVPDGANDEALVMLSDILPTSFEIGTLSANVNPGDTVAIVGAGPIGLAAVLTAQFYSPAEIIMIDLDDNRLQAAKDLGATASINSGSENVLERIHELTGGRGVDVAMEAVGIPATFELCQKIISPGARIANIGVHGTKVDLHLEELWIKNISITTGLVSGYSTPLLLKTVESGKVQPEKLITHHFEMDDMLEAYEVFGNAAQEGTLKVIISNDK, encoded by the coding sequence ATGAAAGCACTTGTTTATCGTGGTCCTGGAAAAAAAGAATGGATCGATGTTGAAAAGCCACAATTGCAAAAGCCAACAGACGTTATTGTTAAAGTAGTGAAGACAACGATTTGCGGAACTGACTTACACATTTTAAAAGGAGACGTCCCTGCTGTTACTGATGGTCGTATTTTAGGGCATGAAGGTGTAGGGATTGTTGAAGAAGTGGGCGATTCAGTAACACAATTTAAAAAAGGAGACAAAGTCATTATTTCAGCAGTAACAGCGTGTGGATCATGTTACTACTGTAAAAAGCAACTGTATGCGCACTGTGAAGATGGTGGCTGGATTTTAGGTCACTTGATTGATGGGACGCAAGCAGAGTATGTGCGTATTCCACATGCAGACAACAGTTTACACCGTGTGCCGGATGGTGCGAATGACGAAGCGCTTGTGATGCTGAGTGATATTTTACCAACAAGTTTTGAAATTGGTACATTAAGCGCGAACGTTAACCCTGGCGACACTGTTGCGATTGTAGGTGCAGGACCAATCGGTTTAGCTGCTGTCCTCACTGCACAATTCTACTCACCTGCTGAGATTATTATGATTGACCTTGATGACAATCGTTTACAAGCCGCTAAAGATTTAGGGGCAACAGCTTCGATTAACAGTGGTAGCGAAAATGTCCTCGAACGCATTCATGAATTAACAGGTGGACGCGGAGTCGATGTCGCAATGGAAGCAGTGGGTATTCCAGCAACATTCGAACTATGTCAAAAAATTATTAGCCCTGGTGCTCGTATTGCGAACATCGGTGTTCACGGTACAAAGGTTGATTTACATCTTGAAGAATTATGGATTAAAAATATCTCTATTACAACAGGTCTTGTGAGCGGATACTCTACACCATTATTATTAAAAACTGTAGAGTCGGGGAAAGTTCAACCTGAAAAGTTGATTACACACCACTTCGAAATGGATGACATGTTAGAAGCTTATGAAGTGTTTGGTAATGCCGCTCAAGAAGGCACATTAAAAGTGATTATTTCTAACGACAAATAG
- a CDS encoding aminotransferase class I/II-fold pyridoxal phosphate-dependent enzyme gives MMDLQRKLEAIQAKGQLRQLREVEAVDGKWITMKGRQFLNFTSNDYLGLGQMALAEGISEQGRKHFASSRLVSGNSALYTKIERLLSTHFHFEDALVTTSGYDANLAVMQAFQGEAVVVFSDAANHASIIDGIRLSRLKKVVYPHNDVTALEKEMLQYPETVTKVVVTDSIFSTDGAFANLDALVQLKAKVPNMWLVVDDAHAFGLHLHTHYANIDILTTSLSKGVGAHGGAILCSSLFKQVLINVARPVIYSNALPQLQLAQLYENLKIMVAQPEKAHVLHQLSDTFNQLYERDFGVRYEGPSTTPIKWIAFDDAHEIERVYQALLAQGIWVSYFRYPTVTRPILRMSLSLFHDVHDLEYLFEQLSRVRRKEV, from the coding sequence ATGATGGATTTACAGCGCAAGTTAGAGGCCATTCAAGCAAAGGGGCAACTACGTCAATTGCGAGAAGTGGAAGCGGTCGATGGTAAGTGGATCACAATGAAAGGGCGTCAGTTTTTGAATTTTACGTCGAATGACTATTTAGGATTAGGACAAATGGCGCTTGCTGAGGGGATATCAGAACAGGGACGAAAGCATTTCGCAAGTTCACGGTTAGTAAGTGGTAATTCAGCACTATATACGAAGATTGAACGGTTGTTAAGCACACACTTTCATTTTGAAGATGCATTGGTCACGACGAGTGGTTATGATGCTAACTTAGCGGTAATGCAAGCTTTTCAAGGTGAAGCGGTGGTCGTGTTTTCGGATGCGGCGAACCATGCGAGTATCATTGATGGCATACGGTTGAGTCGTCTTAAGAAAGTCGTTTATCCGCACAATGACGTCACAGCACTAGAAAAAGAAATGCTTCAATATCCTGAAACGGTGACCAAAGTTGTCGTGACAGACAGTATCTTTTCCACGGATGGCGCCTTTGCGAATCTCGACGCACTCGTTCAGTTAAAAGCAAAAGTACCGAATATGTGGCTCGTTGTAGATGATGCACATGCTTTCGGACTTCACTTGCATACACATTATGCAAATATTGATATTTTAACGACCAGTTTATCCAAAGGTGTAGGTGCACACGGTGGCGCGATTTTATGTTCATCGCTTTTTAAACAAGTGTTGATTAATGTCGCGCGACCAGTCATTTATTCGAATGCATTACCGCAACTTCAGTTAGCTCAGTTATACGAAAATTTAAAAATAATGGTCGCACAACCTGAAAAGGCACACGTATTGCATCAATTAAGTGACACATTCAACCAGTTGTATGAACGTGACTTTGGTGTACGATACGAAGGCCCCTCAACGACCCCGATTAAGTGGATCGCTTTTGATGATGCGCATGAAATCGAACGTGTCTATCAAGCGTTGTTAGCACAAGGAATATGGGTGAGCTATTTCAGATATCCAACCGTCACACGACCGATATTGCGCATGTCACTTTCATTATTTCACGATGTCCATGATTTAGAATATTTGTTCGAACAACTATCTCGTGTACGTCGTAAGGAGGTGTAA
- a CDS encoding L-lactate permease: MNTLLMLVALSAVITPFICLVLLRMSALVGMTISAIVVTLLGFSVWGIEAGVIGASLLQGAHKTLTIILILFGALTLLNTLRETNAVARINASFQSVSSDMRIQVIIVAFLFGSLIEGASGFGTPAMVTAPLMVALGFRPLVSVTTALIADSISVSFGAVGTPVIVGLSTLKRANEQLFSETAIHITLIDLFSGVFIPLIIVTTMIVFFGKSNKLKAVLEILPWTLLIGVVYAVVAWIYASLTGPEFVSILSSLTTLIVAIVTARKGWLVPKNEWTEALTDDYKASDLSQPHEMSLLAAWSPYLIVVVLLLLTRIVAPVKTLTTTVLDLSWNQILGYDTISSSWQLLYSPGTILFIAAIFAILIQRKSFRHFSKACKDSAKTISVTGFTLIATLAMVHVFSNSGLNSKDLLSMPEFIANGMAHTFGDMWLFVAPFLGALGSFITGSATVSTLTFAPVQANIADAIGADLYTVLAAQVIGGAAGNMICVHNVVAVCAVVNMAGKEGSVIRKTLGPALLYCALVGISAFVFATFFL, translated from the coding sequence ATGAATACTTTATTGATGCTTGTTGCATTAAGTGCAGTCATCACACCATTTATTTGTCTTGTTTTGTTAAGGATGTCCGCGCTCGTTGGGATGACAATCAGTGCAATCGTCGTTACATTATTGGGCTTTTCAGTGTGGGGCATTGAAGCAGGTGTGATTGGTGCATCGTTATTACAAGGTGCACATAAAACATTAACGATTATTTTAATTTTATTTGGCGCATTAACACTCTTAAATACATTGCGTGAAACGAACGCCGTCGCACGTATCAACGCAAGTTTCCAAAGTGTATCCAGTGATATGCGTATCCAAGTCATTATCGTCGCATTTTTGTTTGGTTCTTTAATCGAGGGGGCCTCTGGTTTTGGGACACCTGCCATGGTGACTGCACCTTTGATGGTCGCACTCGGGTTTAGACCGCTTGTGAGTGTCACGACTGCGTTAATTGCTGACAGTATTTCCGTTTCATTCGGAGCAGTCGGCACACCTGTCATCGTCGGCTTAAGTACGTTAAAAAGAGCCAATGAACAACTCTTTTCCGAAACTGCAATTCACATTACATTAATTGATTTATTCAGCGGTGTGTTCATTCCATTGATCATCGTGACAACTATGATTGTTTTCTTCGGGAAATCTAACAAATTGAAAGCCGTATTAGAAATCTTGCCATGGACCTTACTCATCGGCGTCGTCTATGCGGTTGTTGCTTGGATCTATGCTTCACTTACAGGTCCAGAGTTCGTCTCCATTTTAAGTTCATTGACGACATTAATCGTTGCTATTGTAACTGCGCGTAAAGGCTGGCTCGTCCCTAAAAATGAATGGACAGAAGCTTTAACAGATGACTACAAAGCATCAGACTTATCACAGCCACATGAAATGAGTTTACTGGCTGCATGGTCTCCTTACTTAATCGTGGTCGTACTCTTGTTATTAACACGTATTGTGGCACCGGTCAAAACATTGACAACAACCGTACTTGACTTATCTTGGAATCAAATTTTAGGCTATGACACGATTTCATCTAGTTGGCAATTACTTTATTCACCGGGAACGATTTTATTCATCGCAGCCATTTTTGCGATTCTTATCCAACGTAAATCATTCCGTCACTTTTCAAAAGCATGTAAAGATTCAGCCAAAACAATTAGTGTAACAGGTTTTACCCTCATTGCCACGTTAGCAATGGTACACGTTTTCAGTAACTCAGGCCTTAACAGTAAAGATTTACTCAGCATGCCTGAATTTATCGCAAACGGGATGGCGCATACATTTGGCGATATGTGGCTATTCGTCGCACCGTTTTTAGGCGCACTTGGCTCATTCATTACAGGCAGTGCGACCGTTTCAACATTAACATTCGCACCTGTCCAAGCGAACATTGCAGATGCGATTGGTGCTGACCTGTATACCGTCTTAGCTGCCCAAGTCATCGGGGGTGCAGCAGGAAACATGATTTGTGTGCATAACGTCGTAGCAGTGTGTGCGGTCGTAAATATGGCAGGTAAAGAAGGTAGTGTCATTCGTAAAACACTCGGACCTGCATTGTTATACTGTGCACTTGTCGGTATCAGTGCATTTGTATTCGCAACATTTTTCTTATAA
- the bioD gene encoding dethiobiotin synthase: protein MKLFITSTNTDVGKTYVTTHLYHYLTRHGLKVHIIKPFQTEVLPDGKYPDLERYQQMCGLPYADTSFYTFAAPVSPHLAFKLEPHQHLDRMAMKSWVEAWHARSDVLLIEGAGGIAVPIYEDKDTFYMTADLIRDVADGVISVLPSQLGAISDAIVHHHYLTTMELPPAIFVMNRYMNTPIEQDNHQTIEALTGRRVEIFPEEGTDKDFSEMLFDQIKGVVTHET, encoded by the coding sequence ATGAAACTGTTTATCACGAGTACGAATACAGATGTCGGTAAAACGTACGTGACGACCCATCTGTATCATTACCTGACGCGCCATGGGTTAAAGGTGCACATTATTAAGCCATTTCAAACAGAAGTGTTACCTGATGGCAAGTATCCGGATTTAGAACGTTATCAACAAATGTGTGGTTTGCCTTATGCGGACACTTCTTTTTATACGTTTGCAGCACCAGTTTCACCACATTTGGCCTTTAAGTTAGAGCCACATCAACACTTAGACCGTATGGCGATGAAGTCGTGGGTTGAAGCATGGCACGCCCGAAGTGATGTGCTGCTTATTGAAGGGGCGGGTGGCATTGCAGTACCCATTTATGAAGACAAAGATACATTTTATATGACAGCCGATTTGATTCGTGATGTTGCGGATGGTGTCATCAGCGTTTTGCCTTCACAATTAGGGGCAATCAGTGACGCAATCGTTCATCATCACTATTTGACAACTATGGAGCTTCCGCCAGCCATTTTCGTGATGAATCGATACATGAATACGCCTATTGAACAAGATAATCATCAGACGATTGAAGCATTGACCGGTCGCCGTGTCGAAATCTTTCCAGAAGAGGGAACGGACAAGGATTTTTCAGAGATGCTATTTGATCAAATTAAAGGAGTGGTAACGCATGAAACATGA